From Spirosoma aerolatum, one genomic window encodes:
- a CDS encoding caspase family protein has protein sequence MFKQSVLLIFLLAGVAFSALAQQTYAVVVGVADYQNLSNNQGDLRYADDDAQLVTRFLKSPQGGSVSSDHIVTLTNSQATHANILEALRIFERARPSDRVIFHFSGHGDGGVFYPYDAPKEQLLHQELKAAFRRSAAKTKIVWADACLSGSLKRRNPQPQSSQSYTHFNDPKLNIVVMTSSRYNQNSAETSRLRQGVFTYFLIKGAQGEADVDQDRIVTVQEHYEYVRKQVAALTRNRQIPTIYGHFSNTMPIIKL, from the coding sequence ATGTTTAAGCAATCTGTTCTCCTGATTTTTCTGCTCGCAGGAGTTGCGTTTAGTGCCTTGGCACAGCAAACCTACGCAGTTGTTGTAGGGGTCGCTGATTACCAGAATTTAAGCAATAACCAGGGCGATCTACGGTATGCCGATGATGATGCCCAGCTAGTGACACGGTTTCTGAAAAGCCCACAGGGGGGCAGTGTGTCCAGTGATCATATTGTTACCTTAACCAATAGCCAGGCCACCCACGCCAATATTTTAGAAGCCCTTCGCATTTTTGAACGAGCTCGCCCATCCGATCGCGTCATTTTTCACTTTTCGGGCCATGGTGATGGGGGTGTTTTTTATCCATACGATGCCCCTAAGGAGCAATTACTTCATCAGGAATTGAAAGCCGCCTTCCGACGGTCTGCGGCCAAAACAAAAATCGTATGGGCAGATGCGTGCCTGTCGGGTAGCCTGAAAAGGCGAAATCCTCAGCCACAGTCTAGCCAGTCCTATACTCATTTTAATGATCCCAAACTGAATATCGTGGTTATGACCTCATCGCGGTATAATCAGAATTCTGCCGAAACCTCTCGATTGCGCCAGGGCGTTTTTACATACTTTTTGATAAAAGGCGCTCAGGGAGAAGCCGATGTTGATCAAGACAGGATTGTTACTGTGCAGGAACACTATGAGTATGTTCGGAAGCAGGTGGCGGCTCTTACCCGCAATCGGCAGATTCCCACCATTTATGGACATTTCTCGAATACAATGCCTATAATAAAATTGTAA
- a CDS encoding RNA polymerase sigma factor has translation MLLPHNPCRHYSTDELLYNGLKQNDDRAYACLYAQTFRSFAHYVQSTQGTLEHAQDAFQQGMAEFYVAIQTEKYKLSPKARLKNVLFEFCKRKWINELQSARHRKTQVLESYMDQEEENILDELMTLASNVEKVTLLLNQLGKGCQDVIRLFYIEERSLAEIAETLEYTPKTARTKRYECTEQLKKLFWKHNQ, from the coding sequence ATGCTCCTTCCTCACAATCCGTGTAGACACTATTCTACCGATGAGTTGCTGTATAATGGTCTGAAGCAAAATGACGACCGCGCTTACGCTTGTTTATACGCACAAACATTTCGTTCGTTTGCCCATTACGTTCAAAGTACACAAGGAACACTTGAGCATGCACAGGATGCTTTTCAACAGGGTATGGCCGAGTTTTATGTAGCTATTCAGACTGAAAAGTATAAGCTTTCTCCGAAAGCCCGCCTGAAAAACGTTCTTTTTGAGTTCTGTAAGCGAAAGTGGATCAATGAATTACAAAGTGCAAGACACCGGAAGACGCAGGTTTTGGAGTCTTACATGGACCAGGAAGAAGAAAACATACTGGACGAATTAATGACCTTAGCCAGTAACGTTGAAAAAGTGACGTTACTGCTGAATCAATTAGGCAAAGGGTGTCAGGACGTGATCCGTTTGTTTTACATAGAAGAAAGATCACTGGCAGAAATTGCCGAAACGTTAGAGTATACCCCCAAAACGGCTCGGACAAAGCGCTACGAGTGTACCGAGCAGTTAAAAAAATTATTCTGGAAACATAACCAATAA
- a CDS encoding tetratricopeptide repeat protein yields the protein MTESEFERIDDFLAGKFTTAEQQRMIEDMTQDDQLRQAVEQHRAVRESLQVLAAKKRFEAMHLQLDRMGLLAESEDEEEPEVSLEDDATPDLEVIRSEPQEPVIRRDVPVVPIRRNYFWQYAAASVFIGVLLGTLFIVQYRSKESDQSEVTFRQYFRPDSTDNTLQLPPEVSENEKELSKAIDEYRHNRLKLSEEKFRNLKPTSKGTAYYYQAYYIGLIALEHNQTAKAIDQLEKSRQAPIIELQQRSEWYLGLAYLKAHRSDDARKLFTQIANTPGHTYQQKASNLLNQYY from the coding sequence ATGACCGAATCAGAATTTGAACGTATTGATGATTTCCTGGCCGGAAAGTTTACGACTGCTGAACAGCAGCGTATGATAGAGGATATGACGCAGGATGATCAATTGAGGCAGGCTGTTGAGCAACATCGGGCTGTTCGTGAAAGCTTGCAGGTGCTTGCCGCCAAAAAACGCTTTGAAGCCATGCATCTGCAATTGGACCGGATGGGTTTGCTTGCCGAGTCGGAGGATGAAGAGGAACCTGAAGTTAGTCTGGAAGACGATGCTACTCCCGATCTGGAAGTTATTCGGTCTGAGCCTCAGGAGCCGGTTATTCGACGAGATGTTCCTGTCGTTCCCATTCGGCGGAACTATTTCTGGCAATACGCGGCAGCCTCTGTCTTTATCGGCGTTCTTCTGGGAACTTTATTTATCGTTCAATATCGGAGCAAAGAGAGCGACCAATCGGAAGTTACATTTCGGCAATATTTTCGGCCTGATAGTACCGATAATACACTACAACTTCCGCCCGAAGTGAGCGAGAATGAGAAGGAATTATCAAAAGCGATCGACGAGTACAGGCATAATCGGCTGAAACTGTCAGAGGAAAAATTTAGAAATCTTAAACCTACTTCCAAAGGAACAGCCTATTACTATCAAGCCTACTATATTGGTCTTATTGCTCTGGAGCATAATCAAACGGCTAAAGCAATCGACCAATTAGAGAAGTCCCGACAAGCTCCGATCATCGAATTACAGCAACGATCGGAATGGTATTTAGGGCTGGCCTATTTGAAAGCGCATCGATCAGATGATGCCAGAAAACTTTTTACTCAAATTGCTAATACTCCAGGCCACACTTACCAACAGAAGGCCAGCAATTTACTAAATCAGTATTACTAA
- a CDS encoding BUD32 family EKC/KEOPS complex subunit has product MNFHYSQYSSKILAYGRYGVVVALNEKEVAKIAYTNSRSSLELEANNMKFANEINDLVVKFVDLRQDEAETNLLVMERLYPLQHWGVEIETRQKFTEEFKQKLTELHSAGFVFNDFNRTVVKSSRGQIIANNVILTSDGIRLVDTGLSMLKDDIGSACFKEAVSNELGEMESVCKYFLQGFYYEDLT; this is encoded by the coding sequence ATGAATTTTCATTATTCCCAATACTCCAGTAAAATACTTGCTTACGGGAGGTATGGTGTCGTTGTGGCATTAAACGAAAAGGAAGTAGCAAAGATAGCTTATACCAACTCAAGGTCTTCGCTTGAATTAGAAGCAAATAATATGAAGTTTGCGAATGAAATAAATGATTTAGTCGTAAAATTTGTCGATTTAAGGCAGGATGAAGCTGAAACAAATTTGCTGGTAATGGAAAGGCTATATCCTTTGCAGCATTGGGGGGTAGAAATTGAAACAAGGCAAAAATTTACTGAAGAATTTAAACAAAAATTAACAGAGCTTCACAGTGCAGGATTTGTATTTAATGACTTTAACAGAACAGTTGTAAAATCTTCACGCGGTCAAATCATTGCGAACAATGTTATTTTAACTTCTGATGGTATTCGTTTAGTAGATACGGGATTGTCGATGCTGAAAGATGATATTGGGAGCGCATGCTTCAAAGAGGCTGTTTCAAATGAGCTGGGTGAGATGGAGTCCGTTTGTAAATACTTTTTACAAGGGTTTTATTACGAAGATTTAACCTGA